A window from Pseudomonas frederiksbergensis encodes these proteins:
- a CDS encoding lipid A biosynthesis lauroyl acyltransferase, whose translation MDRPRFRTAFLSPRFWPLWCGLGLLWLIVQLPYPVLLSIGRALGALMYRVAGDRRRIAKRNLELCFPEKTAAERKRLLKENFASTGIAFFEMAMSWWWSRERLAKLAHVEGLEHLKKAQRDGKGVILMAVHFTTLEIGAALLGQQHTIDGMYREHKNPLFDYVQRLGRERHNVDSLAVERDDVRGMLKLLRAGRAIWYAPDQDYGAKQSIFVPLFGIQAATVTATSKFARLGKALVVPFTQERLADGSGYRLVIHAPLEGFPGETEEADCLRINQWIEGVLRECPQQYLWAHRRFKSRPPGEPKLYAKRG comes from the coding sequence ATGGATCGCCCGCGTTTTCGAACAGCATTTCTATCTCCACGTTTCTGGCCGCTGTGGTGTGGCTTGGGGCTGTTGTGGCTGATTGTCCAGCTACCGTATCCGGTGTTGCTGTCGATCGGTCGCGCCCTGGGTGCATTGATGTATCGAGTAGCGGGCGACAGACGGCGCATTGCCAAGCGCAATCTCGAACTGTGTTTCCCTGAAAAAACCGCTGCCGAGCGCAAGCGCCTGCTCAAGGAAAACTTCGCCTCAACGGGCATCGCGTTTTTCGAAATGGCCATGAGCTGGTGGTGGTCGCGCGAGCGTCTGGCGAAGCTGGCCCATGTCGAAGGGTTGGAGCATTTGAAAAAAGCCCAGCGCGACGGCAAAGGCGTGATCCTGATGGCCGTTCACTTCACCACGCTGGAAATCGGCGCGGCCTTGCTCGGCCAGCAGCACACCATTGATGGCATGTACCGCGAACACAAGAATCCATTGTTCGACTACGTCCAGCGCCTGGGGCGCGAGCGGCACAACGTCGATTCGCTGGCGGTGGAGCGTGACGACGTGCGCGGCATGCTCAAATTGCTGCGCGCAGGCCGGGCAATCTGGTACGCACCGGACCAGGACTACGGCGCCAAGCAAAGTATCTTCGTGCCGCTGTTCGGGATTCAGGCTGCAACCGTCACCGCCACCAGCAAGTTCGCGCGGTTGGGCAAGGCGCTGGTGGTGCCGTTCACTCAGGAACGTCTGGCGGACGGCAGCGGTTATCGACTGGTGATTCATGCACCGCTCGAGGGCTTTCCCGGCGAAACCGAAGAGGCCGATTGCCTGCGGATCAACCAATGGATCGAAGGCGTCTTGCGCGAATGTCCGCAGCAATACCTCTGGGCGCATCGCCGCTTCAAGAGTCGTCCACCGGGCGAACCGAAGCTGTACGCAAAACGCGGTTGA
- the minC gene encoding septum site-determining protein MinC — MSQTEPLDQDPVFQLKGSMLAITVLELARNDLENLDRQLAAKVAQAPNFFSNAPLVLALDKLPAGEGAVDLPSLMRVCRQHGLRTLAIRASRIEDIAAAIAVDLPVLPPSGARERPLDPLEGQVPKKPEKPPEPTIKPTKIITSPVRGGQQIYAQGCDLVVISSVSPGAELLADGNIHVYGPMRGRVLAGVKGDTKARIFCQQMSAELVSIAGHYKVSEDLRRDPLWGAGVQVSLSGDVLNIIRL; from the coding sequence ATGAGCCAAACCGAACCGCTAGACCAAGATCCCGTGTTCCAGCTGAAGGGCAGCATGCTCGCCATTACGGTGCTGGAACTGGCTCGTAACGACCTCGAGAACCTCGATCGTCAACTGGCCGCCAAGGTCGCCCAGGCGCCTAACTTTTTCAGTAACGCGCCACTGGTGCTGGCCCTGGACAAACTCCCGGCCGGCGAAGGCGCGGTCGATCTGCCGAGCCTGATGCGCGTCTGCCGCCAGCATGGCCTGCGCACCCTGGCGATCCGTGCCAGCCGTATCGAAGACATTGCCGCGGCCATTGCGGTCGACCTGCCGGTGCTGCCACCGTCCGGTGCCCGTGAGCGTCCGCTGGACCCGCTCGAAGGCCAAGTTCCGAAAAAACCGGAAAAACCGCCGGAGCCGACAATCAAGCCAACGAAGATCATCACCTCCCCCGTACGCGGTGGGCAGCAGATTTATGCCCAGGGCTGCGATCTGGTGGTGATTTCCTCAGTCAGCCCGGGGGCGGAACTTCTCGCCGATGGCAACATCCATGTATACGGCCCGATGCGTGGTCGAGTGTTGGCCGGTGTCAAAGGCGACACGAAAGCCAGGATTTTCTGTCAGCAAATGAGCGCTGAACTGGTCTCCATTGCAGGGCACTACAAGGTTTCGGAGGATCTGCGTCGCGACCCTTTGTGGGGCGCGGGCGTACAGGTCAGCCTGTCGGGCGATGTGTTGAACATCATTCGGCTTTAA
- the minD gene encoding septum site-determining protein MinD — MAKILVVTSGKGGVGKTTTSAAIGTGLALRGHKTVIVDFDVGLRNLDLIMGCERRVVYDFVNVVNGEANLQQALIKDKRLENLYVLAASQTRDKDALTVEGVEKVLMALKEDFEYVVCDSPAGIEKGAHLAMYFADEAIIVTNPEVSSVRDSDRMLGLLASKSRRAEKGEEAIKEHLLLTRYNPQRVSDGEMLGVEDVKEILAVALLGVIPESQAVLKASNSGVPVILDDQSDAGQAYSDAVDRLLGKNVEHRFLDVTKKGFFERLFGGR; from the coding sequence TTGGCCAAGATTCTCGTGGTTACATCCGGCAAGGGTGGTGTGGGTAAGACCACCACCAGTGCTGCTATCGGTACCGGCCTCGCACTGCGCGGTCACAAAACAGTTATCGTCGACTTCGACGTCGGTTTGCGTAATCTCGACCTGATCATGGGTTGCGAGCGCCGTGTGGTGTATGACTTCGTCAACGTGGTAAACGGCGAAGCCAACCTGCAACAAGCCCTGATCAAAGACAAACGCCTGGAAAACCTCTACGTACTGGCCGCCAGTCAGACTCGCGATAAAGACGCGCTGACCGTGGAAGGCGTGGAAAAAGTGTTGATGGCGCTCAAAGAAGACTTCGAATACGTGGTCTGCGACTCGCCGGCCGGTATCGAAAAAGGCGCTCACCTGGCCATGTACTTCGCAGACGAAGCGATTATCGTGACCAACCCGGAAGTGTCCTCGGTTCGTGACTCGGACCGCATGCTCGGCCTGCTGGCCAGCAAATCGCGCCGCGCGGAAAAGGGCGAAGAGGCAATCAAGGAACACCTGCTGCTGACCCGCTACAACCCGCAACGAGTCAGTGACGGCGAAATGCTCGGCGTCGAAGACGTCAAAGAGATTCTGGCGGTCGCCCTGCTGGGTGTCATTCCAGAATCCCAGGCCGTACTCAAGGCTTCCAACTCAGGCGTGCCGGTCATTCTCGACGACCAGAGCGATGCCGGTCAGGCATACAGCGATGCGGTCGATCGCCTGCTGGGCAAGAACGTGGAGCATCGTTTTCTCGATGTAACGAAGAAGGGATTCTTCGAGCGCCTGTTTGGAGGTAGATAA
- a CDS encoding lipopolysaccharide kinase InaA family protein yields MLSNKTFQDDYPFTFCLFNTTLHFSEQPSAEAQQALEQLIHKRRAHKLTRASAPLASGDTPLFAKVQPLDTLKAKMRVTFGKPQRNGRFDWPLEELINTLEAQRRGVQMPPLQGFGYTKDRLGLTQEYFIITRLLDDHIDGVQWLKRNPDNVETFILDAFDLLSSLARKNITHMDFWAGNIMIRQTPQTQLKAIDFENCFAGQTNHQSETLGFQLGFFYRRDIYKLITEAAYDRLVDEYIRQIPGISKEKFNEVYLASKHEHVGRKQRREVFLKGKLITG; encoded by the coding sequence GTGCTCAGCAACAAGACATTCCAAGACGACTACCCATTCACCTTCTGCCTGTTCAACACCACCCTGCACTTTAGCGAGCAGCCTTCAGCCGAAGCACAACAGGCGCTTGAACAGCTCATACACAAACGACGCGCGCACAAGCTCACCCGTGCCAGTGCGCCGCTGGCTTCCGGCGATACGCCGCTGTTTGCCAAGGTCCAGCCGCTGGATACCTTGAAGGCAAAAATGCGCGTGACCTTTGGCAAACCACAGCGCAATGGCCGATTCGACTGGCCGCTGGAAGAATTGATCAATACGCTCGAAGCACAGCGCCGTGGCGTGCAGATGCCGCCGCTGCAAGGGTTCGGTTACACCAAGGACCGACTGGGGCTGACCCAGGAATATTTCATTATCACGCGCCTGCTCGACGACCATATCGACGGCGTGCAATGGCTTAAACGCAACCCGGACAACGTCGAGACATTCATTCTCGACGCCTTCGATTTGTTGAGCTCATTGGCGCGCAAAAACATCACGCACATGGATTTCTGGGCTGGCAACATCATGATCCGGCAAACACCACAGACTCAGCTCAAAGCCATCGACTTTGAAAACTGCTTTGCCGGCCAGACAAACCATCAAAGCGAAACCCTGGGTTTTCAACTGGGCTTCTTCTATCGCCGGGACATCTACAAGCTCATCACCGAAGCCGCCTATGACCGCCTGGTGGACGAATACATCCGACAGATTCCGGGGATCTCGAAGGAAAAATTCAATGAGGTTTACCTCGCGAGCAAACATGAGCATGTAGGCCGCAAGCAACGTCGCGAAGTGTTCCTCAAGGGCAAGCTGATCACCGGCTAA
- a CDS encoding outer membrane protein OmpK, with the protein MKRTCTSLMLAGSLLAGGQAMAGDLLQWQNNSLTYLYGKDFQVNPRIQQTVTFEHADGWKYGDNFVFVDKIFYNGKEDSFAGENTYYGEISPRLSFGKIFDQKLEFGPIKDVLLAMTYEFGEDDTESYLIGPAFDLAIPGFDYFQLNFYNRHTEGDRPGDNIWQVTPVWSYTIPVGDSNILVDGFMDWVVDNDVNKKGEYHANLHFNPQVKYDLGKALNLGEKQLYVGVEYDYWKNKYGIEDSQGFKTDQSVTSFLVKVHF; encoded by the coding sequence ATGAAACGTACGTGCACTAGCCTGATGCTGGCGGGATCTTTGCTGGCCGGGGGGCAGGCCATGGCCGGCGACTTGCTGCAATGGCAGAACAACAGCTTGACCTACCTGTATGGCAAGGACTTCCAGGTCAACCCGCGCATTCAGCAGACCGTGACCTTCGAACACGCCGATGGCTGGAAATACGGCGACAACTTCGTGTTCGTCGACAAGATTTTCTACAACGGCAAGGAAGATTCCTTCGCCGGTGAGAACACTTACTACGGTGAAATCAGCCCGCGCCTGTCGTTCGGCAAGATCTTCGATCAGAAACTCGAGTTCGGCCCGATCAAGGACGTGTTGCTGGCCATGACGTACGAGTTTGGTGAAGACGATACCGAGTCCTACCTGATCGGTCCTGCTTTTGACCTGGCCATCCCCGGCTTTGATTACTTCCAGCTGAACTTCTACAACCGTCATACCGAAGGCGACCGCCCGGGGGACAATATCTGGCAGGTCACACCGGTCTGGTCCTACACCATCCCGGTGGGCGATTCGAACATCCTGGTCGATGGTTTCATGGACTGGGTGGTCGACAACGACGTCAACAAAAAAGGCGAATACCACGCCAACCTGCACTTCAATCCACAGGTCAAATACGACCTGGGCAAGGCGCTGAACCTGGGCGAGAAGCAGTTGTACGTGGGTGTCGAGTATGACTACTGGAAAAACAAGTACGGCATCGAAGACAGCCAGGGTTTCAAGACCGATCAGAGCGTGACCAGTTTCCTGGTCAAGGTGCACTTCTGA
- a CDS encoding RluA family pseudouridine synthase, with translation MPLSNIHIIHQDAAVLVVNKPTLLLSVPGRADDNKDCLITRLQENGYPEARIVHRLDWETSGIILLARDPDTHRELSRQFHDRETEKAYTALCWGQPELDSGSIDLPLRYDPPTKPRHVVDHEFGKHALTFWRVLERCGDWCRVELTPITGRSHQLRVHMLSIGHPLLGDGLYAHEQALAAWPRLCLHASMLSFTHPQSGERLRFECPAPF, from the coding sequence ATGCCGTTGTCCAACATCCATATCATCCATCAGGACGCCGCCGTACTGGTGGTGAACAAGCCGACCCTATTGCTCTCTGTCCCTGGCCGGGCGGATGACAACAAGGATTGCCTGATTACCCGCCTGCAAGAAAACGGCTACCCGGAAGCGCGAATCGTCCATCGTCTGGACTGGGAAACCTCCGGCATTATTCTGTTGGCCCGTGATCCGGACACGCATCGCGAGCTGTCTCGGCAATTTCACGACCGTGAAACCGAAAAGGCCTACACCGCACTGTGCTGGGGACAACCGGAGCTGGACAGTGGCAGCATCGATCTGCCCTTGCGCTACGACCCGCCGACCAAGCCACGCCACGTCGTGGACCATGAGTTCGGCAAACATGCCCTGACCTTCTGGCGGGTGTTGGAACGTTGTGGCGATTGGTGTCGGGTCGAATTGACGCCGATCACCGGCCGCTCCCATCAGTTGCGCGTGCACATGCTTTCCATCGGCCACCCTCTGCTGGGGGACGGGCTGTATGCCCACGAGCAAGCACTGGCAGCCTGGCCACGACTCTGCTTGCACGCAAGCATGCTCAGCTTCACTCATCCGCAAAGCGGCGAGCGCTTGCGCTTTGAATGTCCCGCTCCTTTTTAA
- a CDS encoding patatin-like phospholipase family protein has protein sequence MSPAEPVTGLILSGGGARAAYQVGVLAAIAELLPVGASNPFPVIVGTSAGAINAVSLASGAMDFRGAIQRLTAFWQGFRSHLVLRSDWPGVIHQASRFVSHSLLGIGAQVPVALLNSSPLRGLLDDKLQMSGIAEAIAQKQLQAVAVTAFGYESGQAVTFYQGGGTIDAWLRHRRIGVPTQLTVDHLLASSAIPLLFAPVKIGEEYFGDGAVRQSAPISPALHLGASRVLVVGVSGNPRGVDPEQPLQRAYTGQQPSLAQIGGHMLNSTFIDSLESDIELLQRLNQFSHLLPDGTPTRALGVAPIDVLVISPSQPIDEIAARHRQELPAALRLFLRGPGATKTSGAGVLSYLLFEAGYCSELIDLGRRDALAKRGELCRFLGLAEPVVSA, from the coding sequence ATGAGTCCTGCTGAACCGGTAACAGGGTTGATTCTTTCCGGCGGCGGGGCTCGGGCGGCTTATCAGGTCGGTGTGCTGGCGGCGATTGCCGAGCTGTTGCCGGTGGGGGCGAGCAATCCTTTTCCGGTGATCGTCGGCACTTCGGCCGGCGCAATCAACGCGGTCAGCCTCGCCAGTGGGGCGATGGATTTTCGGGGTGCGATTCAACGTTTGACAGCCTTCTGGCAGGGCTTTCGCAGTCATCTGGTGCTGCGCAGCGACTGGCCGGGCGTGATCCACCAGGCCAGCCGTTTTGTCAGCCACAGTTTGCTCGGGATTGGCGCTCAGGTGCCGGTGGCTTTGCTCAACAGTTCGCCGCTGCGTGGGCTGCTCGACGACAAACTGCAGATGAGCGGGATTGCCGAGGCCATTGCACAGAAGCAGTTGCAGGCGGTTGCGGTGACCGCGTTCGGCTACGAGTCCGGTCAGGCCGTGACCTTTTATCAGGGCGGCGGCACCATCGATGCCTGGTTGCGCCATCGGCGGATCGGCGTTCCCACGCAATTGACGGTCGATCACTTGCTGGCCAGTTCGGCCATTCCGCTGTTGTTTGCGCCTGTGAAAATCGGTGAAGAGTATTTCGGCGACGGCGCGGTACGCCAATCGGCACCGATCAGCCCGGCGCTGCACCTGGGCGCCAGCCGAGTGCTGGTGGTGGGCGTCAGCGGCAACCCCCGCGGCGTCGACCCGGAACAACCGCTGCAACGCGCCTACACCGGCCAGCAACCGAGCCTGGCACAAATCGGTGGGCACATGCTCAACAGCACGTTCATTGACAGCCTGGAAAGTGACATCGAGTTGCTGCAGCGGCTCAATCAGTTCAGTCATCTGCTGCCCGATGGCACGCCTACGCGTGCGCTGGGTGTGGCGCCGATAGATGTGCTGGTGATTTCGCCGAGTCAGCCGATCGATGAGATTGCGGCGCGGCATCGGCAGGAGTTGCCGGCGGCGCTGCGTCTGTTTCTGCGCGGGCCGGGGGCGACCAAGACGAGCGGGGCGGGGGTGCTGAGTTATCTGCTGTTCGAGGCGGGGTATTGCAGCGAATTGATTGATTTGGGGCGGCGGGATGCGTTGGCCAAGCGCGGGGAGTTGTGTCGGTTTCTCGGGTTGGCGGAGCCTGTGGTTTCGGCTTGA
- the minE gene encoding cell division topological specificity factor MinE — protein sequence MNLFDFFRASKKVSTASVAKERLQIIVAHERGQRSTPDYLPALQKELVEVIRKYVNIGSDDVHVALENQGSCSILELNITLPDR from the coding sequence ATGAATCTTTTTGACTTCTTTCGTGCCAGCAAAAAAGTCAGCACCGCGTCGGTAGCGAAAGAGCGTCTACAGATTATCGTGGCGCACGAACGCGGCCAACGCAGTACACCGGACTACCTGCCAGCCTTGCAGAAGGAATTGGTCGAGGTCATCCGCAAGTACGTCAATATCGGGTCCGATGACGTGCACGTCGCTCTGGAAAACCAGGGCAGCTGCTCGATTCTGGAACTCAATATCACCCTGCCAGATCGCTAG
- a CDS encoding M18 family aminopeptidase, with protein sequence MREELNQGLIDFLKASPTPFHATASLVQRLEAAGFQRLDEREPWATEANGRYYVTRNDSSIVAFKMGRHSPLHGGIRLVGAHTDSPCLRVKPQPELQRQGFWQLGVEVYGGALLAPWFDRDLSLAGRVTFRRDGKVESQLVDFKAPIAIIPNLAIHLNREANMGWAINAQTELPPILAQFAGDERVDFRAVLTDQLAREHGLNADVVLDYELSFYDTQSAAVIGLHGDFIAGARLDNLLSCYAGLQALLTTETDETCVLVCNDHEEVGSCSACGADGPMLEQTLRRLLPEGDEFVRTIQKSLLVSADNAHGVHPNYADKHDANHGPKLNAGPVIKVNSNQRYATNSETAGFFRHLCMAEEVPVQSFVVRSDMGCGSTIGPITASHLGVRTVDIGLPTFAMHSIRELCGSHDLAHLVKVLSAFYACRELP encoded by the coding sequence ATGCGCGAAGAGTTGAACCAAGGCCTGATCGATTTCCTCAAGGCCTCCCCTACCCCATTCCATGCCACCGCCAGCCTTGTTCAGCGCCTGGAAGCGGCAGGCTTTCAACGCCTTGACGAGCGCGAGCCATGGGCCACCGAAGCCAATGGCCGTTACTACGTAACCCGTAACGACTCATCGATCGTCGCGTTCAAGATGGGCCGTCATTCGCCCCTGCACGGCGGCATTCGCCTGGTTGGCGCGCACACCGACAGCCCGTGCCTGCGGGTCAAACCCCAGCCGGAACTGCAACGCCAGGGCTTCTGGCAACTGGGCGTCGAAGTCTATGGCGGCGCATTGCTGGCGCCATGGTTCGACCGCGACCTGTCCCTGGCCGGCCGCGTGACCTTCCGCCGTGATGGCAAGGTCGAGAGCCAACTGGTCGACTTCAAGGCGCCGATCGCCATCATCCCTAACCTTGCCATTCACCTGAACCGTGAAGCCAACATGGGCTGGGCGATCAACGCCCAGACCGAACTGCCGCCGATCCTCGCGCAATTTGCCGGTGACGAGCGCGTGGACTTCCGTGCCGTGCTCACCGATCAACTTGCCCGCGAACATGGCCTGAACGCCGACGTGGTGCTCGACTATGAGCTGAGCTTCTACGACACCCAAAGCGCTGCGGTCATCGGCCTGCATGGCGATTTTATTGCCGGCGCGCGCCTGGACAACCTGCTGTCGTGTTATGCCGGCCTGCAAGCCTTGCTGACCACCGAAACCGACGAAACCTGCGTGCTGGTCTGCAATGATCACGAAGAAGTCGGTTCCTGCTCGGCCTGCGGTGCCGACGGCCCGATGCTGGAGCAGACACTGCGTCGCCTGCTGCCTGAAGGCGATGAGTTCGTGCGCACCATTCAGAAGTCCCTGTTGGTCTCGGCTGACAACGCCCACGGCGTGCACCCCAACTACGCCGACAAGCACGATGCCAACCACGGTCCGAAACTCAACGCCGGCCCGGTGATCAAGGTCAACAGCAACCAGCGCTACGCCACCAACAGCGAAACCGCCGGGTTCTTCCGTCACCTGTGCATGGCCGAAGAAGTGCCGGTACAGAGCTTCGTGGTGCGCAGCGACATGGGTTGCGGCTCGACCATCGGCCCGATCACCGCCAGCCACCTGGGCGTGCGCACCGTCGACATCGGCCTGCCAACTTTCGCCATGCACTCGATCCGCGAATTGTGCGGCAGCCATGACCTGGCACACCTGGTCAAAGTGCTGAGCGCGTTTTACGCTTGCCGCGAACTGCCGTAA